From the genome of Flavobacterium luteolum, one region includes:
- a CDS encoding FemAB family protein, which translates to MKYTIKKYSQDDYSIWNNFVAQAKNATFLFHRDFMEYHKDRFEDFSLLIFEEEKLRAVLPANKKEHAVYSHQGLTYGGLVYLPKLKAVKVEAILDEILLFLKENKIDTFYYKPIPDFYFSEGNKEADFFLMKRGAILERKEMNLAINLTASLKISKSKMKHFRRIENLDLDIFEEENFDPFWEKILEPRLAEKFNTKPVHSKEEISLLRSKFPKNIRQYSAYRNDEIIAGITIFETKNVVKSQYGATSKIGEEFRALDFLFINLIHKYKRKGKHFFDMGIVDDENESGYNLGLLAQKEELGCTVYNQDFYKITIK; encoded by the coding sequence ATGAAATATACCATAAAGAAGTATTCTCAAGATGATTATTCAATTTGGAACAATTTTGTTGCTCAAGCGAAAAATGCTACATTTTTATTTCATCGCGATTTTATGGAATATCACAAAGATCGCTTTGAAGATTTCTCGCTTTTAATTTTTGAAGAAGAAAAACTGCGAGCTGTCTTACCAGCCAATAAAAAAGAACATGCGGTTTATTCGCATCAAGGGCTTACTTATGGAGGTTTGGTTTATTTACCAAAATTGAAAGCAGTAAAAGTTGAAGCGATTTTGGACGAAATTTTGCTTTTTTTGAAAGAGAACAAAATCGATACTTTTTATTATAAACCTATTCCAGATTTTTATTTTTCTGAAGGAAACAAAGAAGCGGACTTTTTCTTAATGAAAAGAGGAGCAATTTTAGAAAGAAAAGAAATGAATCTGGCAATTAATCTTACAGCTTCTTTAAAGATTTCTAAAAGCAAAATGAAGCATTTTAGAAGAATTGAAAATTTAGATTTAGATATTTTTGAAGAAGAAAATTTTGATCCATTTTGGGAAAAAATTTTGGAGCCGAGATTAGCAGAAAAATTTAACACAAAACCAGTGCATTCAAAAGAAGAAATCTCACTTTTAAGATCTAAATTTCCTAAAAATATCAGACAATATTCTGCTTACAGGAATGATGAAATTATTGCCGGAATAACAATTTTTGAGACTAAAAATGTTGTAAAATCGCAATATGGTGCCACTTCAAAAATTGGAGAGGAATTTAGAGCATTAGATTTTTTATTCATTAATCTGATTCATAAATATAAGCGAAAAGGAAAGCATTTCTTTGACATGGGAATTGTGGACGATGAGAATGAATCAGGCTATAATTTGGGACTTTTGGCACAGAAAGAAGAATTAGGCTGTACGGTCTACAATCAGGATTTTTATAAAATAACAATAAAGTGA
- a CDS encoding trimeric intracellular cation channel family protein → MFHLLDIIGTMAFAMSGALTAMHKKLDPFGVFIIAFVTAVGGGTLRDVLIGRTPVGWMRDMQYVYVIILGFFLAILFRKSFDKLRTSLFLFDTIGLGVFTLIGLERGIVTGLHPAICIALGTMTACFGGVIRDILCNEIPNVFREEIYATICIFGGIVFFGLRKLNLNDDILYLVTSLVIIIIRLMAVKYKWHLKAFDHK, encoded by the coding sequence ATGTTTCACTTACTTGATATTATTGGGACAATGGCATTTGCAATGTCAGGCGCCTTGACCGCAATGCACAAAAAACTCGATCCGTTTGGGGTTTTTATCATTGCATTTGTTACTGCCGTTGGAGGCGGAACACTTCGCGATGTCTTAATCGGAAGAACTCCTGTTGGCTGGATGCGCGACATGCAATATGTGTATGTGATCATTTTAGGATTTTTTTTAGCAATTCTTTTTAGAAAAAGTTTCGATAAACTTCGAACCTCATTGTTTCTTTTTGATACAATTGGGCTCGGAGTTTTTACTTTGATAGGTCTTGAAAGAGGAATTGTAACAGGTCTTCATCCTGCCATTTGTATTGCATTAGGAACCATGACTGCTTGTTTTGGCGGTGTAATTCGAGATATTTTATGTAACGAAATTCCAAACGTTTTTAGAGAAGAAATTTACGCAACGATCTGTATTTTTGGCGGAATTGTATTTTTTGGACTGAGAAAACTAAACTTAAACGATGATATATTGTATTTGGTTACTTCGCTAGTTATTATCATTATCAGGTTAATGGCGGTTAAATACAAATGGCATTTAAAAGCATTTGATCATAAGTAA
- a CDS encoding DegT/DnrJ/EryC1/StrS family aminotransferase, with amino-acid sequence MIPFLDLKKINEPYETAFQEKLKSVLENGWYILGKEVETFEKAFADYCHSKYCIGVGNGFDALVLIFKGYIELGKLKKGDEVIVPANTYIASILAILQADLVPVLVEPRLETYNINPDLILEKITPKTKAILVVHLYGQLAEMDKISEIANNNNLLIIEDAAQSHGIEKNLKPKSYNLKSASAYSFYPGKNLGCLGDGGAVTTNDEALAKVLFSLRNYGSEKKYHNEYIGVNSRLDELQAGFLNLKLPNLDSDNEKRRTIAKRYLSEIKNSKIVLPFWDFSNNHVFHLFVVRTENREKLQEYLAQNNIQTVIHYPIPPHQQKAFSEWKSLSFPITEKIHKEVLSLPISPVLTDSEADYVIEILNQY; translated from the coding sequence GTGATTCCATTTTTAGACCTAAAAAAAATAAACGAACCGTATGAAACTGCATTTCAGGAAAAACTGAAATCGGTTTTAGAAAACGGCTGGTATATTTTAGGAAAAGAAGTGGAAACATTTGAAAAAGCTTTTGCCGATTACTGCCATTCAAAATATTGCATCGGAGTAGGAAATGGTTTTGATGCTTTAGTTCTTATTTTTAAAGGTTATATCGAACTCGGAAAACTCAAAAAAGGCGATGAGGTTATCGTTCCTGCAAATACATATATTGCAAGTATTCTTGCTATTTTACAAGCCGATTTGGTTCCTGTTTTGGTCGAGCCAAGATTAGAAACCTACAACATAAATCCAGATTTAATTCTGGAAAAAATCACACCAAAAACAAAAGCGATTTTAGTTGTTCATTTGTACGGACAATTAGCGGAAATGGATAAAATAAGTGAAATTGCGAATAATAACAATCTTTTAATAATTGAAGATGCTGCGCAATCTCATGGCATAGAAAAGAATCTAAAACCTAAAAGCTACAATCTAAAATCGGCATCAGCGTACAGCTTTTACCCAGGAAAGAATTTGGGTTGTTTAGGCGACGGCGGAGCAGTTACAACAAATGACGAGGCATTAGCAAAAGTGCTTTTTTCGCTTCGTAATTACGGCTCAGAAAAAAAATATCACAACGAATACATTGGCGTAAATTCTAGACTCGACGAATTGCAGGCTGGATTTTTGAATCTGAAATTGCCAAACTTAGACTCAGATAATGAAAAACGAAGAACAATTGCAAAACGTTATTTGTCTGAAATTAAAAACAGTAAAATTGTATTGCCGTTTTGGGATTTTTCCAATAATCATGTTTTTCATTTGTTTGTTGTTCGAACAGAAAATAGAGAAAAGTTGCAAGAATATTTAGCTCAAAACAATATTCAAACCGTAATTCATTATCCAATTCCACCGCATCAGCAGAAAGCTTTTTCGGAGTGGAAAAGCTTGTCATTTCCCATAACGGAGAAAATTCATAAAGAAGTTTTAAGCTTGCCGATAAGTCCGGTTTTAACGGATTCTGAAGCTGATTATGTTATTGAAATTTTAAATCAATACTAA
- a CDS encoding O-antigen translocase, giving the protein MNFYRKIIQTSLFKIASLNSFSVVLKIGIGLITSKILAIFVGPSGMALIGNLRNFLTSLESISTLGFQNGIVKYTAENEKNKIELQKIVSTVFITLIGIGLFLSCILFFTASYWNEKIFGNNSEYLIVFKILAFVLPTYGLSIFFISVINGLGRFKKVITINIIGNIVGLLTSVFLILQFKTTGALMAIVIAPTLLFFVTLYLVQKEIQFFQFIKSDTFDFKILKNLSSYSLMTLVSSVFGPLVFLAIRNHIIQDLGIEQAGYWETITRISTYYLMFVSTILSVYFLPKLSKAQNNQETKSVFLQYYKYVLPVFVFALSLLYFIRFFVVQLLFTKEFLPVTDLFFWQLLGDILKVCALILGYQFFAQKNTSAFIITELFSFSVFYAGSLYFIKLFQIEGVVIAYAFQNACYLIVLGIYFRKSLF; this is encoded by the coding sequence TTGAATTTTTATAGAAAAATAATTCAAACGAGTTTGTTTAAGATTGCTTCTTTAAACAGCTTTAGCGTTGTTTTAAAAATCGGAATTGGTTTGATTACTTCGAAAATATTAGCGATTTTTGTTGGACCAAGTGGAATGGCTTTGATCGGAAATCTGCGTAATTTTTTGACTTCATTAGAAAGTATTTCAACTTTAGGTTTTCAGAACGGAATTGTAAAATACACCGCTGAAAATGAAAAAAATAAAATTGAACTTCAAAAAATAGTTTCTACGGTTTTTATTACTTTGATAGGAATTGGACTTTTTTTAAGTTGCATTTTGTTTTTTACAGCTTCGTATTGGAACGAAAAAATATTTGGGAATAATTCGGAATATTTAATTGTTTTTAAAATTTTAGCATTTGTATTACCAACTTATGGACTTTCTATTTTTTTTATTTCTGTAATTAATGGTTTGGGCAGATTTAAAAAAGTAATTACAATCAATATTATTGGAAACATTGTTGGTCTGTTGACTTCTGTTTTTCTGATACTTCAATTTAAAACTACCGGCGCTTTAATGGCAATTGTAATTGCGCCTACGCTACTTTTTTTTGTAACACTCTATTTAGTTCAAAAAGAGATTCAGTTTTTTCAATTTATTAAATCAGATACTTTTGATTTTAAAATTTTGAAGAACCTTTCGTCTTATTCTTTAATGACGTTAGTTTCATCTGTTTTTGGCCCTCTTGTATTTCTTGCCATTCGAAATCATATTATTCAGGATTTAGGAATTGAGCAGGCTGGGTATTGGGAAACCATAACGCGTATTTCAACTTATTATTTAATGTTTGTTAGTACAATTTTGAGTGTTTATTTTCTTCCAAAATTATCCAAAGCTCAAAATAATCAGGAAACTAAAAGTGTTTTTTTGCAATATTATAAATATGTTTTGCCAGTCTTTGTATTTGCGTTGTCATTACTTTATTTTATACGTTTTTTTGTTGTTCAATTGCTTTTTACAAAGGAGTTTTTGCCTGTAACCGATTTGTTTTTTTGGCAGCTTTTGGGTGATATTTTAAAAGTTTGCGCGCTAATTTTGGGATATCAGTTTTTTGCTCAAAAAAATACTTCAGCCTTTATCATTACAGAATTATTTTCATTTTCGGTCTTCTATGCTGGTAGTTTGTATTTTATAAAATTATTTCAGATTGAAGGTGTTGTAATCGCTTATGCTTTTCAGAATGCATGTTATTTGATTGTTCTCGGAATTTATTTTAGAAAAAGCCTGTTTTAG